A window of Eubacteriaceae bacterium ES3 contains these coding sequences:
- a CDS encoding DEAD/DEAH box helicase — protein MKFTELEINEQLMQGIEKMGFVEMTEIQERAIPELMEGVDLIGKSQTGTGKTVAFSIPAITKIDPELRKVQALILCPTRELAVQVSDEIRKLLKYSKGIKVLPIFGGASIENQIRDLKSGVQIVVGTPGRVMDHMRRKTLKLNNISMVVLDEADEMLNMGFREDIELILDEIDHEVQSVLFSATMPKPILKIAETYLKDPVMVEVSPKNMVAPSIEQKYFNISDHHKFEALTRLIDVYKPKRSLVFCNTKKYVDEITDDLKKLGYSVDKIHGDMRQMSRMAVLNQFSRGQLNILVATDVAARGIDVDDVDIVFNYDVPDNEEYYVHRIGRTGRAGKSGLSLTLARSRDQFRLKKITDYTKKSIERDLIPTSEVINDIKIAHFHERFALRAEKDESLDNYFKIIDELKEKGYTAETIAAVLLKVQLPLSELEDLNMVERRGRRQDSGLNRRGVKGRRDGRDSRDGGRGKRPGPERTKRLFISVGEKDRVQKRDILGAVCGECGIPSSMVGNIDMYDKFTFVDVDEEMAKKVEKKLNGKTIKEHKVTVEVSKKKKKK, from the coding sequence ATGAAATTTACAGAATTAGAAATTAATGAACAATTAATGCAGGGAATCGAAAAAATGGGTTTTGTCGAGATGACTGAAATCCAGGAGCGGGCTATTCCTGAACTTATGGAAGGGGTTGACCTGATTGGTAAATCCCAGACCGGAACCGGGAAAACAGTTGCTTTTTCCATTCCCGCGATTACCAAAATAGATCCTGAACTAAGAAAAGTTCAGGCGCTAATCTTGTGTCCGACCAGAGAACTGGCGGTACAGGTTTCTGATGAAATCAGAAAACTATTAAAATACAGCAAAGGGATTAAAGTACTGCCGATTTTCGGGGGAGCTTCTATCGAAAATCAAATCAGAGATCTCAAATCGGGCGTTCAGATCGTAGTTGGGACACCTGGTCGAGTAATGGATCATATGCGTCGTAAAACCTTGAAGTTAAATAATATTTCAATGGTTGTGCTTGATGAAGCAGATGAAATGTTAAACATGGGCTTTAGAGAAGATATTGAACTGATCCTGGACGAAATTGATCATGAAGTTCAATCAGTCCTGTTCTCAGCAACCATGCCAAAGCCGATTTTAAAAATTGCTGAAACTTATCTGAAAGATCCTGTTATGGTAGAGGTTTCACCTAAAAATATGGTTGCGCCGAGTATCGAACAGAAGTATTTCAATATCAGCGATCATCACAAGTTTGAAGCCTTGACGCGACTGATTGACGTGTATAAACCAAAGCGTTCGCTGGTCTTTTGCAACACCAAGAAATATGTGGATGAGATCACGGATGATCTTAAAAAATTGGGCTATTCGGTTGATAAAATTCATGGTGATATGCGTCAGATGTCAAGGATGGCGGTTCTTAATCAGTTTTCCAGAGGACAACTTAATATTCTGGTAGCAACTGATGTGGCTGCCCGCGGAATCGATGTCGATGACGTTGATATTGTTTTTAACTACGATGTCCCAGATAATGAAGAATATTATGTACACCGTATTGGTCGTACAGGAAGAGCTGGAAAAAGTGGTTTATCACTGACTTTAGCCAGAAGCCGTGACCAGTTTAGACTTAAAAAAATCACTGATTACACAAAGAAAAGCATCGAAAGAGATCTGATTCCAACCAGTGAAGTCATCAATGACATCAAGATTGCTCATTTCCATGAACGATTTGCTCTGCGAGCGGAAAAAGACGAGAGCCTTGATAATTATTTTAAAATTATCGATGAACTAAAGGAAAAGGGATACACTGCCGAAACTATTGCCGCAGTGCTTTTAAAGGTCCAATTGCCCTTATCAGAACTTGAAGATCTGAATATGGTGGAACGACGGGGTCGCCGGCAGGATTCTGGACTTAATCGTCGCGGAGTAAAAGGTCGTCGAGACGGACGGGATAGTCGCGATGGCGGACGGGGGAAAAGACCTGGTCCGGAACGAACGAAGCGACTGTTTATTAGTGTTGGTGAAAAAGATCGTGTTCAGAAGCGTGATATTCTTGGTGCCGTTTGCGGTGAATGTGGAATTCCTTCGTCAATGGTTGGAAATATCGATATGTACGATAAATTTACATTTGTTGATGTAGATGAAGAAA
- a CDS encoding helix-turn-helix transcriptional regulator, whose product MSTFGTRLKRLRINMDMTQQDFAEEFNLNKSSISKYEKDKNLPENQLLLEIADYFNVSVDYLLCRTNNPTSLNDAKLKEEGSLKTHEQLKQELEMKDLLGLFGYAMVSEEAKREILDFINFKHDVLLQQYKKES is encoded by the coding sequence ATGTCTACATTTGGAACCCGTTTAAAACGGCTGCGTATTAATATGGATATGACACAACAGGACTTTGCTGAAGAGTTTAATCTGAACAAAAGTTCAATTTCAAAATATGAGAAAGATAAAAATCTTCCCGAAAACCAGTTACTGCTGGAAATCGCTGACTACTTTAATGTATCAGTGGATTATCTGCTCTGCCGGACCAATAATCCGACCTCTCTCAATGACGCTAAACTCAAAGAGGAAGGCAGTCTAAAAACCCATGAACAGCTTAAACAGGAGCTGGAAATGAAAGATCTTCTTGGTCTTTTCGGATATGCCATGGTTAGCGAGGAAGCCAAACGGGAAATTCTTGACTTTATCAATTTCAAACACGATGTGCTTTTACAGCAGTATAAAAAAGAATCCTAA
- a CDS encoding NAD(+) synthase has protein sequence MHEFGLVRVACAIPRLKLADCQMNSETIIELAAKAYEKNVEVVLFPELAITGYTCGDLFFQKTLQNSAVDALGKICDWSSGKEMLMVVGMPLSVEGCLYNTAVVLNDGKILGIVPKTYLPNQQEFYEKRWFQSATSLKSQAITILSQQVPIGTRLLFEHESLKECVLAIEICEDLWVPIPPGSFHALAGATIVLNPSASNEVVGKSDYRRELIRSQSGRLNCGYLYASSGFGESTSDLVFGGNALIAEKGILLEELQKFNEGNELLITEIDVESLVHDRQMLQGYGDCKALLEGQDYRRLSFKTKACQTITRKVNLFPFVPGDEARRSERCEEIFNIQTMGLGSRIKHIGNPQMVVGISGGLDSTMALLVCLSVCDRFDIPRKNIHAVTMPGFGTTDRTYDNAVALIKGIGASFHEISIVEACKKHFEDIGHPMEVHDVTYENVQARERTQILMDLSNKLNGLVIGTGDLSELALGWATYNGDHMSMYGVNGSIPKTLIRYLVKWVADHEKEEKIKEILYDVLDTPVSPELLPPDQDGNIRQKTEETVGPYELHDFFIYHMVRQGFSPKKIYTLAVNAFEGTYEKSVILKWLKNYYRRFFTQQFKRNCLPDGPKVGSVSFSPRGDWRMPSDAQFKCWLADLEGIESGENY, from the coding sequence ATGCATGAATTTGGGTTAGTACGCGTAGCTTGTGCGATCCCCCGGTTAAAGCTGGCAGATTGCCAGATGAACAGTGAAACAATTATTGAATTGGCAGCAAAGGCGTATGAAAAAAATGTTGAGGTAGTTCTATTTCCGGAATTGGCAATTACAGGTTATACCTGTGGTGACTTATTCTTTCAGAAAACCCTCCAAAATAGTGCAGTAGATGCACTTGGAAAGATTTGTGACTGGAGCAGCGGTAAAGAGATGCTTATGGTAGTGGGAATGCCGCTATCGGTTGAGGGCTGTCTTTACAATACAGCGGTGGTTTTAAACGATGGAAAAATATTAGGGATAGTTCCTAAAACTTATCTTCCCAATCAGCAGGAATTTTATGAAAAGCGCTGGTTTCAGTCGGCGACAAGCCTGAAAAGCCAAGCGATAACCATCTTAAGTCAGCAAGTACCAATTGGTACAAGGCTTTTATTTGAGCATGAATCGCTTAAGGAATGCGTTCTGGCTATTGAAATCTGCGAGGATCTTTGGGTCCCGATACCACCTGGATCATTTCACGCCCTGGCCGGAGCGACAATCGTTTTAAACCCTTCTGCCAGCAATGAGGTCGTTGGTAAAAGTGACTATCGTCGAGAGCTGATTCGTTCCCAGTCAGGTCGTTTAAACTGTGGATATTTATATGCCTCTTCAGGTTTTGGGGAATCAACTTCTGATTTAGTTTTTGGTGGTAACGCCCTGATTGCAGAGAAGGGCATCCTGTTAGAGGAACTGCAGAAATTCAACGAAGGCAATGAACTGCTTATTACCGAGATCGACGTGGAAAGTCTTGTTCATGACCGGCAGATGCTGCAGGGGTATGGCGACTGCAAAGCACTACTGGAAGGACAAGATTATCGGCGTTTAAGTTTTAAAACCAAAGCGTGTCAGACGATTACCAGAAAAGTTAATCTCTTTCCTTTTGTACCGGGAGACGAAGCCCGCCGCAGTGAACGCTGCGAGGAAATTTTTAATATTCAGACAATGGGTTTAGGCAGTAGGATTAAACATATTGGCAATCCCCAGATGGTTGTCGGGATTTCCGGAGGATTGGATTCCACCATGGCACTACTGGTTTGTCTCAGTGTCTGCGACCGATTTGATATTCCCCGAAAGAACATTCATGCAGTGACCATGCCGGGATTTGGAACCACAGACCGGACTTATGACAATGCAGTGGCACTCATTAAAGGCATTGGGGCTAGCTTTCATGAAATTTCGATTGTTGAGGCCTGTAAAAAACATTTTGAGGACATTGGACATCCGATGGAGGTTCATGATGTAACCTACGAAAATGTTCAAGCCAGAGAACGAACTCAGATCCTGATGGATCTTTCAAATAAATTAAACGGCCTGGTGATTGGTACGGGTGATTTATCAGAACTGGCTCTTGGATGGGCAACTTATAATGGGGATCATATGTCCATGTATGGAGTGAACGGGAGTATTCCCAAAACCCTGATACGCTATCTGGTAAAATGGGTAGCTGATCATGAAAAAGAAGAAAAAATTAAAGAGATCCTTTACGATGTCTTGGATACCCCGGTATCGCCGGAACTTCTGCCGCCTGATCAGGACGGAAATATCCGACAAAAAACAGAAGAGACAGTCGGACCTTATGAATTGCATGATTTTTTTATTTATCATATGGTCAGACAGGGCTTTTCCCCTAAAAAGATTTATACGCTGGCAGTTAATGCTTTTGAGGGGACTTATGAAAAGTCAGTAATTCTGAAATGGTTAAAAAATTATTATCGGCGGTTTTTTACCCAGCAGTTTAAAAGAAATTGTCTGCCTGATGGGCCAAAGGTCGGGTCGGTCTCTTTTTCACCCCGCGGTGACTGGCGAATGCCTTCTGATGCCCAGTTTAAATGTTGGTTGGCTGATTTGGAAGGTATTGAAAGTGGGGAAAATTATTAG